In Pristis pectinata isolate sPriPec2 chromosome 11, sPriPec2.1.pri, whole genome shotgun sequence, the following proteins share a genomic window:
- the LOC127576034 gene encoding proteasomal ATPase-associated factor 1-like isoform X1 produces the protein MAGGRIFIQSDWARALWENEREAWVSCKIPGATTLYGCIKCQGVGKDGIPVVTASEGFEVTEVTKKSILISCPDGNAASKFLMPYAIFSRIHTKSITSMDISSGGGLGVSCSTDGTMRVWQANNGELRRELVGHVYDVNTCRFFPSGIVILSGGMDAQLKIWSVEDGNCSVTLNGHKGGILDTAIVERGRNVISSSRDGTVRLWDCGMSTCLAVLADCGTPINGCSVGVAENTLNLGSPKHQTSEREIGTEGKLLLLAREDRKLQSIGLLSREPIFMFEGSDAFNCCTFFSSTYVLAGTHDGNIYQLDVRNTKTPIQIIHRSGAPVLSLLPYREGFMASHSDGSCYIIQQDQDYVIEFTGPDCDPIYKVVMREKFAYTCSRDSVVRKYQL, from the exons GAGCGACTACTTTATATGGCTGTATAAAGTGCCAAGGGGTTGGCAAGGATGGCATTCCTGTAGTCACAGCTTCGGAAGGATTTGAAGTAACTGAAGTTACAAAG AAGAGTATTTTAATTTCCTGTCCAGATGGGAATGCAGCCTCAAAATTTCTCATGCCTTATGCAATCTTTTCTAGAATACACACCAAAAGT ATAACTAGCATGGATATATCCAGTGGTGGAGGTCTGGGGGTATCTTGCAGTACAGACGGAACCATGAGAGTCTGGCAGGCCAACAATGGAGAACTGAGG AGAGAACTGGTTGGCCATGTGTATGATGTGAATACTTGTAGATTTTTTCCATCTGGCATTGTCATTCTAAGTGGAGGAATGGATGCTCAATTAAAGATCTGGTCTGTTGAAGATGGAAATTGTTCTGTAACTTTAAATGGACACAAAGGAG GTATTCTTGATACAGCAATTGTAGAACGTGGAAGAAATGTCATCTCAAGCTCTAGGGATGGTACAGTAAGATTGTGGGACTGTGGCATGTCCACTTGTCTTGCAGTTCTAGCAGACTGTGGGACTCCAATTAATGGATGTTCGGTTGGTGTTGCTGAAAATACATTGAATTTGGGTTCTCCTAAGCATCAAACAA GTGAACGTGAAATAGGAACTGAGGGAAAATTGTTACTTCTAGCTCGCGAAGATAGAAAACTGCAGAGCATTGGACTGCTCAGCAGGGAACCA ATATTTATGTTTGAGGGATCCGATGCCTTCAACTGTTGTACTTTCTTTTCAAGTACCTATGTCCTTGCAGGAACACATGATGGTAACATTTATCAGTTGGATGTCCGAAACACAAA AACTCCCATACAGATTATCCATCGATCAGGTGCTCCAGTCCTTTCCTTGTTGCCCTATAGAGAAGGCTTTATGGCTAGCCACA GTGATGGGAGCTGTTATATTATTCAGCAGGATCAGGATTATGTCATTGAATTTACAGGGCCTGACTGTGACCCCATTTATAAG GTTGTTATGAGGGAAAAGTTCGCCTACACGTGCTCCAGGGACAGCGTTGTTCGGAAGTACCAACTCTGA
- the LOC127576034 gene encoding proteasomal ATPase-associated factor 1-like isoform X2 — protein MAGGRIFIQSDWARALWENEREAWVSCKIPGATTLYGCIKCQGVGKDGIPVVTASEGFEVTEVTKKSILISCPDGNAASKFLMPYAIFSRIHTKSITSMDISSGGGLGVSCSTDGTMRVWQANNGELRRELVGHVYDVNTCRFFPSGIVILSGGMDAQLKIWSVEDGNCSVTLNGHKGGILDTAIVERGRNVISSSRDGTVRLWDCGMSTCLAVLADCGTPINGCSVGVAENTLNLGSPKHQTSEREIGTEGKLLLLAREDRKLQSIGLLSREPEHMMVTFISWMSETQKLPYRLSIDQVLQSFPCCPIEKALWLATVMGAVILFSRIRIMSLNLQGLTVTPFIRLL, from the exons GAGCGACTACTTTATATGGCTGTATAAAGTGCCAAGGGGTTGGCAAGGATGGCATTCCTGTAGTCACAGCTTCGGAAGGATTTGAAGTAACTGAAGTTACAAAG AAGAGTATTTTAATTTCCTGTCCAGATGGGAATGCAGCCTCAAAATTTCTCATGCCTTATGCAATCTTTTCTAGAATACACACCAAAAGT ATAACTAGCATGGATATATCCAGTGGTGGAGGTCTGGGGGTATCTTGCAGTACAGACGGAACCATGAGAGTCTGGCAGGCCAACAATGGAGAACTGAGG AGAGAACTGGTTGGCCATGTGTATGATGTGAATACTTGTAGATTTTTTCCATCTGGCATTGTCATTCTAAGTGGAGGAATGGATGCTCAATTAAAGATCTGGTCTGTTGAAGATGGAAATTGTTCTGTAACTTTAAATGGACACAAAGGAG GTATTCTTGATACAGCAATTGTAGAACGTGGAAGAAATGTCATCTCAAGCTCTAGGGATGGTACAGTAAGATTGTGGGACTGTGGCATGTCCACTTGTCTTGCAGTTCTAGCAGACTGTGGGACTCCAATTAATGGATGTTCGGTTGGTGTTGCTGAAAATACATTGAATTTGGGTTCTCCTAAGCATCAAACAA GTGAACGTGAAATAGGAACTGAGGGAAAATTGTTACTTCTAGCTCGCGAAGATAGAAAACTGCAGAGCATTGGACTGCTCAGCAGGGAACCA GAACACATGATGGTAACATTTATCAGTTGGATGTCCGAAACACAAA AACTCCCATACAGATTATCCATCGATCAGGTGCTCCAGTCCTTTCCTTGTTGCCCTATAGAGAAGGCTTTATGGCTAGCCACA GTGATGGGAGCTGTTATATTATTCAGCAGGATCAGGATTATGTCATTGAATTTACAGGGCCTGACTGTGACCCCATTTATAAG GTTGTTATGA